The Musa acuminata AAA Group cultivar baxijiao chromosome BXJ2-2, Cavendish_Baxijiao_AAA, whole genome shotgun sequence genome has a segment encoding these proteins:
- the LOC135605244 gene encoding calmodulin-like isoform X2: MAELLTREQIAEFKEAFSLFDKDGNGHITTKELENVLRTRGQNPTEAELEEMINEVDADKSGTIDFPEFLNLMARKMHADSEEELKEAFRVFDKDQNGFISAAELHDVMVNLGEQLTDEEVNEMMREADSNSDGQIDYKEFVKVMIAK, from the exons ATGGCGGAGCTGCTGACGCGCGAGCAGATCGCGGAGTTCAAGGAGGCCTTCAGCCTCTTCGACAAGGATGGGAACG GTCACATCACAACTAAGGAGCTTGAAAATGTGCTGCGTACACGGGGGCAGAATCCTACAGAGGCAGAGCTAGAGGAGATGATCAATGAGGTGGATGCCGATAAAAGTGGAACGATTGATTTTCCAGAGTTCCTTAACCTGATGGCACGCAAGATGCATGCTGACTCAGAGGAGGAGCTTAAGGAGGCCTTTCGGGTATTTGACAAGGATCAGAATGGGTTCATTTCTGCTGCTGAGCTTCACGATGTAATGGTCAATCTTGGAGAGCAACTGACTGATGAGGAGGTCAATGAGATGATGCGTGAGGCTGATTCCAATAGTGATGGCCAAATCGATTATAAGGAGTTCGTCAAAGTCATGATTGCCAAGTAA
- the LOC135605245 gene encoding probable histone H2A.2, giving the protein MAGRGKAIGSAAAKKSISRSSKAGLQFPVGRIARFLKAGKYAERVGAGAPVYLAAVLEYLAAEVLELAGNAARDNKKTRIVPRHIQLAVRNDEELSKLLGEVTIASGGVMPNIHNLLLPKKAGSGSSKAAPGEDD; this is encoded by the exons ATGGCCGGGAGGGGGAAGGCTATCGGTTCTGCCGCGGCGAAGAAGTCCATTTCTAGGAGCAGCAAGGCCGGGCTCCAGTTTCCCGTCGGTAGGATCGCCCGGTTCCTCAAGGCCGGCAAGTACGCCGAGCGCGTCGGCGCCGGCGCCCCTGTCTACCTCGCCGCCGTACTCGAGTACCTCGCCGCTGAG GTGTTGGAGCTTGCTGGGAATGCAGCCAGGGACAACAAGAAGACCAGGATTGTCCCCAGGCACATCCAACTTGCAGTGAGGAACGATGAAGAACTTTCCAAGCTATTGGGGGAGGTCACTATTGCCAGCGGTGGCGTGATGCCCAACATCCACAATCTTCTCCTCCCCAAGAAGGCGGGCTCTGGCTCTTCCAAGGCTGCCCCTGGAGAAGATGACTAA
- the LOC135605244 gene encoding calmodulin-like isoform X1 encodes MAELLTREQIAEFKEAFSLFDKDGNGHITTKELENVLRTRGQNPTEAELEEMINEVDADKSGTIDFPEFLNLMARKMHADSEEELKEAFRVFDKDQNGFISAAELHDVMVNLGEQLTDEEVNEMMREADSNSDGQIDYKEFVKVMIAKRRQEEGSDSRKAETSPRQSKHGDDRPSPSKCGQFCSSCTIL; translated from the exons ATGGCGGAGCTGCTGACGCGCGAGCAGATCGCGGAGTTCAAGGAGGCCTTCAGCCTCTTCGACAAGGATGGGAACG GTCACATCACAACTAAGGAGCTTGAAAATGTGCTGCGTACACGGGGGCAGAATCCTACAGAGGCAGAGCTAGAGGAGATGATCAATGAGGTGGATGCCGATAAAAGTGGAACGATTGATTTTCCAGAGTTCCTTAACCTGATGGCACGCAAGATGCATGCTGACTCAGAGGAGGAGCTTAAGGAGGCCTTTCGGGTATTTGACAAGGATCAGAATGGGTTCATTTCTGCTGCTGAGCTTCACGATGTAATGGTCAATCTTGGAGAGCAACTGACTGATGAGGAGGTCAATGAGATGATGCGTGAGGCTGATTCCAATAGTGATGGCCAAATCGATTATAAGGAGTTCGTCAAAGTCATGATTGCCAA ACGAAGACAAGAGGAGGGGAGTGATAGCAGGAAGGCCGAGACCAGTCCTCGTCAGTCGAAGCACGGTGACGACCGCCCTTCACCATCAAAGTGCGGCCAATTCTGCTCGAGCTGCACCATCCTCTGA